From the genome of Flavobacterium sediminis:
TTGTGAGAAGCAGTTTCACCGTAATTACGGGTAATTTCAACATGAACATCATTTGGGATCAAGGTTTTCTTCAATTCTTCCACATGATTCAATATCTTTTCTGATATCTTCATTGCGTCGGCACCTTTTACTTTTGCTACAGAAATAGTTACCGCCGGATATTCTGATTGATTCTCTTTAAATTTTTCATTGGCTTTACCGTAACCAAACGAAACATAGTTCTTAGCTGTTTGCGGTCCGTCTTGTATAGAAGCCACTTGTTTTAGGTACACCGGCATATTTTTATTTACCCCAACTACTAAATTCTCTACGTCTTCTGTATTGGCTAAGAACTTACCTGTAGTCACTAAATATTCCTGATCGTTACGAACAAAACTTCCGGATTGAGAACTTCCGTTATTCGCTTTAATCATTTGCATAATGCTTAAAGCATCCACACCGTTTTCAGCCATTTTGTCTTTATCCAAAATAACTTTCAACTCCCGTGTTCTACCACCAATCTCTTTGGTAATAGCTACGTCTTTTACTTTTTCGATCTCGTCAGTTACCTGTTCCGCAATTCTGCGCAATTCGAAATCATTGTAGTGCTCGCTCCACAAGGTTAATCCCAACATAGGTACATCGTCAATCGAACGGGTTTTTACTACGGGTTGCATTACCCCTTCCGGAAACATATCGCGATGTTTCATTAATTCATCATACAGTTTAACGTATGAATCCTCACTATTTTCTCCTACATAGAACTGAACCACCATCATAGAATAGCCGTTAAAAGCCATACTGTGAATGTGCTCTACTCCTTTAATATTACTGATTACTTTTTCCAGTGGTTTTACCACACGGCTCTCCACTTCACTCGGGCTTGCCCCGGATACACCACCATTACATCGGCCATCGGGACATTAATTTGCGGTTCTTCTTCTCTAGGAATCAAGAACGAACTGTAGACACCAATAATCATTAACCCTACCATTAAAAGAATGGTCAACTTAGAGTTGATGAAAAAATTGGCTATTTTACCTGAAATACCTTCTTGCATAATTTTTACAATTTGATGATTTGAAAATTAGATAATTTGAAAATTGATAATTCATCTTCAAATTTTCAAATTGACTCATTATTTAATTTGAACTTTAGCTCCATTAAACAATTTTCCTTCAGCAGAAACAATGTATTGTTCTTTACCGTTTAAACCCGATAAAACTTCTACCTGATCTCCAAAGTTTTTTCCTAAACGCAACCATCTCAACACGGCTACATTACCACTTCCTACCGTATAAACTCCGGTTAATTGTCCTTGTTTAACTAAAGCACTTTGCGGAATCAGAACCACATCAGATACTTCTTGCTGTGTTGCTGTTCTCTCTATCGGAAACTGAACATTTACAAACATTCCCGATAAAATTTTAACATCCGCTTTATCTAAATCGATCTTCACTAAATATTGTCCACCGGTATTTTTAGCTGATAAGCTCACTTCTGATACTTTACCTGTTAGCTGCTGGTTTAATGATTTTACCAAAACATTCACTTTCATACCTTCTTTGATCAAAGTAATATCACTCTCAGAAACCATGGCAGTTACTTGTAATTTTTTAGCTCCTTCTACACTTACTAAAGGCATTCCCGGATTTGCCATATCTCCTTCTTTCACAAACGTGTTGGTTACTACACCATCAAAAGGAGCGGAAATATTAGCATAAGCAAACTGAGCATTTACTTCGTTACGCATTTGTTTTGCCGCTTCTAAACCGGCTTTTGCCATTTCGTAACGAGCTGTCATATCATCCAGCTCTTTTTGTGAAGCACTTTGTTGTGCAAATAAATTCACAAAGCGATCGTAATCTTTCTTCGCATTGTTATAAGCAGCTTGTGCTTGGATAATAGAAGCTTCCACTTGTGCTTTTTTAGCCTGAAGATCTGTATTGTTTACGCTAATTAACAATTGTCCCTTACGTACTTTTTGACCTACTTTAACATTTAATTTAGTCACATAGCCCATCATTCGGGTACTAAGATTTGCACTGTTTTCCGCTTCAATCTTACCACTTGCCGAAACATAAGTTCCTTCTTCAGTCTCAGCCGTTCCGGCTACTTTTACAGCAACCGGCTTTAGCTCAGCTACTTTTTCTCTATTATCGCCACCACATGCTACAAACAACATAGTAGACAATACAACTATAGGGATAACTATTTTTTTCATTTTAATTATTATTGGGTTAAGAATTGTAAATATTGTTTAGTGAAATTATATTCAAAAACAGCTTGTAAAAACTCCAGTTCTTTTTTAGCTTTCTGGGTTTCTGCCATTAATAGATCCGTTGTTTTTTCCAAACCTTGTTCAAAACGGTTTTTACGGATTCTGAAAGATTCTTCTGCTTGTTCAAAAGCTAATTTGGATAAATTAACTTTGTTCTCAGCATCTGCCAATTGACGATTGGTTTTGTTTAACTCAAGCTGGCTTTGCTTTTTATATTGCTCTGCTTCTGTTTGTGCTTTATGGAAATCGGCTTTTGCTTTTTGGGTTTTCCCGATGTTTTTATAACCGTCAAAAATATTCCATGATAATTGCGCTCCTATTAAATACCCTTTAGCAGATGTTCCGAATAGTTTATCATCATATAACTGGTAATTTCCAAAAGCATTTAATCGCGGTAAGAATCCCATTTTGGCAGACTGGAACATTTTTTTATATGCTGCCGCCGATTCGTCCATTGCCTGAATATCTTTTCTGTTTTCAGGAAGAGCTGTTACCGGAATTTCTACTGTAATTTCGTTCTCTAATTCCTCATAAGGTTTATATACTTTTCCTTTCATATCTTCATTCAACAAAAACGCTAAATAATCAGAAGCATTTTGCACATTACTTTTTGCGTATTGCAATTGGTTAGCTACTTCATTCACCCGCACCTGAACATCCAGTACATCTGTTTTTTGTAACATTCCGTTCTTAAAGTAGTTTTCTACCATTTTAAGATTACCCTGTGCCGTTTCATTCGCTTTTTCTAAAACTGTCACAGCTTTATAAGCCAATTGTAGTTGCATATAAGCTTTAGACACTTCTAATTGTAAGTATTCTTTAGTTCGTTCGGTTTGTAAACCGTAAGCATTCATTTTAGCTTTTGCGGCCTGACGTCCATAGATT
Proteins encoded in this window:
- a CDS encoding TolC family protein, with the protein product MKKSIIALGLTLFSNIFWAQDTLSVKKEEVLEKINEKNLQIKIAEEAFKSAQADYRQSNALFLPNISASHTAISTTNPLMAFGSKLNQEILTQADFNPALLNDPEHIENFATMIEVQQPIFNMDGIYGRQAAKAKMNAYGLQTERTKEYLQLEVSKAYMQLQLAYKAVTVLEKANETAQGNLKMVENYFKNGMLQKTDVLDVQVRVNEVANQLQYAKSNVQNASDYLAFLLNEDMKGKVYKPYEELENEITVEIPVTALPENRKDIQAMDESAAAYKKMFQSAKMGFLPRLNAFGNYQLYDDKLFGTSAKGYLIGAQLSWNIFDGYKNIGKTQKAKADFHKAQTEAEQYKKQSQLELNKTNRQLADAENKVNLSKLAFEQAEESFRIRKNRFEQGLEKTTDLLMAETQKAKKELEFLQAVFEYNFTKQYLQFLTQ
- a CDS encoding efflux RND transporter periplasmic adaptor subunit, producing the protein MKKIVIPIVVLSTMLFVACGGDNREKVAELKPVAVKVAGTAETEEGTYVSASGKIEAENSANLSTRMMGYVTKLNVKVGQKVRKGQLLISVNNTDLQAKKAQVEASIIQAQAAYNNAKKDYDRFVNLFAQQSASQKELDDMTARYEMAKAGLEAAKQMRNEVNAQFAYANISAPFDGVVTNTFVKEGDMANPGMPLVSVEGAKKLQVTAMVSESDITLIKEGMKVNVLVKSLNQQLTGKVSEVSLSAKNTGGQYLVKIDLDKADVKILSGMFVNVQFPIERTATQQEVSDVVLIPQSALVKQGQLTGVYTVGSGNVAVLRWLRLGKNFGDQVEVLSGLNGKEQYIVSAEGKLFNGAKVQIK